In Nakamurella flava, a single genomic region encodes these proteins:
- a CDS encoding Lrp/AsnC family transcriptional regulator, with protein sequence MARDPRPELDATDHRILEHVQRDGRTSTADLGRAVNLSASATAERLRRLTETGVITGYTARLDPEALGYPVMAFVRLAYRSGNYKPFHDLLDSTPEIVEAHHVTGEDCFVLKTLARSMRDLERITGRLATLGNIATSVVYSSPLTGRPVHPA encoded by the coding sequence ATGGCGCGTGATCCCCGGCCCGAGCTGGATGCCACCGATCACCGCATCCTCGAGCACGTCCAGCGCGACGGGCGGACGAGCACCGCTGATCTCGGCCGGGCGGTGAACCTGTCGGCCAGCGCCACGGCCGAACGGCTGCGCCGGCTGACCGAGACCGGCGTGATCACCGGGTACACCGCCCGCCTCGATCCGGAGGCGCTCGGGTATCCGGTGATGGCGTTCGTGCGGTTGGCGTACCGGTCGGGCAACTACAAGCCGTTCCACGACCTGCTCGACAGCACCCCGGAGATCGTCGAGGCCCATCACGTCACCGGCGAGGACTGTTTCGTCCTCAAGACCCTGGCCCGGTCGATGCGCGACCTGGAACGGATCACCGGTCGGCTGGCGACGTTGGGGAACATCGCGACCAGCGTCGTCTACTCCAGTCCGCTGACCGGCCGGCCCGTGCACCCGGCCTGA
- a CDS encoding rhodanese-like domain-containing protein, with protein MTTAARFFADRLRFQTDPADLAAARARGDRPLVIDVRTRAAWQQGRLPDAVPVPLSDLAERIGAIAPDRTADLVVYCWGPGCNGSTRAGLLLAELGYTRVRELLGGFEYWAREGFAVVVGDEQNARRERRAPDPLTAPAP; from the coding sequence ATGACCACCGCAGCCCGGTTCTTCGCCGACCGCCTCCGCTTCCAGACCGACCCGGCCGATCTCGCCGCAGCCCGCGCCCGCGGCGACCGGCCGCTGGTGATCGACGTCCGTACCCGGGCCGCCTGGCAGCAGGGCCGGCTTCCGGACGCCGTCCCCGTCCCGTTGTCCGACCTGGCCGAACGGATCGGCGCGATCGCCCCCGACCGGACCGCGGACCTGGTCGTGTACTGCTGGGGCCCCGGCTGCAACGGGAGCACCCGCGCCGGCCTGCTGCTGGCCGAGCTCGGCTACACCCGGGTGCGCGAACTCCTCGGTGGGTTCGAGTACTGGGCGCGCGAGGGGTTCGCCGTCGTCGTCGGCGACGAGCAGAACGCACGCCGGGAGCGCCGGGCGCCC